The proteins below come from a single Methanothermobacter sp. genomic window:
- a CDS encoding ATPase — MDADELAVLIREIRSEIGHEDMEVRIADTIFNGEKDELLIVAPDRSDKSIIIGKGGWVVGRLRERLGIKRIHVESEIDLIMRRERVKFALERLAELRGSFRVLSLLEKPLRKRLEYPAGLDFLTESDSAPLNSIREPETAVALSGGTDSSFSLIAAVKLGLKPMALTADPGTIVLPGHVRWAVDELTASLGVRHHYIKMDLSELQRDALEGRLHPCGRCSSMIEEVIMEKIKNEAIDTVIFGDLLSTGYGSLQVHDDILRVNLPALFAASKQELKSAVSTYGLRATSGFGCPLLGEVHRRYPYMRRYSIQRVLRETRAGVLEPGEALELVWSICGSRRTN; from the coding sequence ATGGATGCAGATGAACTTGCGGTTCTCATAAGGGAGATCAGATCCGAGATAGGCCATGAGGATATGGAGGTACGGATAGCTGATACCATATTCAATGGGGAAAAAGATGAGCTCCTCATAGTCGCACCTGACCGTTCAGATAAGTCCATCATAATAGGAAAGGGTGGATGGGTTGTGGGCAGACTACGGGAGAGACTTGGTATCAAGAGGATCCATGTTGAATCAGAGATTGACCTCATCATGAGGAGGGAACGGGTTAAATTTGCACTTGAACGGCTGGCTGAACTCAGGGGATCCTTCAGGGTGCTCTCTCTCCTTGAGAAACCCCTGAGGAAACGCCTTGAATACCCAGCGGGACTTGACTTTCTCACAGAAAGTGACAGTGCACCCCTCAACTCCATAAGAGAGCCAGAAACTGCCGTGGCACTATCAGGGGGAACTGACAGTTCATTTTCACTCATAGCGGCTGTTAAACTTGGTTTAAAACCTATGGCATTGACTGCTGACCCCGGCACCATCGTACTGCCGGGGCACGTCAGGTGGGCTGTGGATGAACTCACAGCCTCCCTTGGGGTGAGACACCATTACATCAAGATGGACCTCAGTGAACTTCAGAGGGATGCCCTCGAGGGGAGGTTACACCCCTGCGGCAGGTGCTCATCCATGATTGAGGAAGTCATCATGGAGAAAATAAAGAATGAGGCAATTGATACTGTGATATTCGGTGATCTCCTCTCAACGGGATACGGTTCCCTCCAGGTGCACGATGATATCCTCCGTGTTAATCTACCGGCACTCTTTGCAGCCTCAAAGCAGGAGCTGAAGTCCGCTGTATCCACTTATGGCCTCAGGGCCACTTCAGGGTTTGGCTGTCCCCTTCTGGGGGAGGTTCACCGCAGGTATCCGTATATGAGGCGCTATTCAATCCAGAGGGTCCTCAGGGAGACCCGTGCTGGTGTTCTTGAACCTGGTGAGGCCCTGGAACTTGTATGGAGTATCTGTGGCTCCCGGAGAACTAACTGA
- a CDS encoding DUF3096 domain-containing protein, with translation MKSETETRVVGLLAVLIGILMIIYPQLVGYLVGVFLIAYGLLKIFS, from the coding sequence ATGAAATCTGAAACTGAAACGAGGGTTGTTGGACTTCTGGCGGTGCTTATCGGTATACTGATGATAATCTACCCCCAGCTTGTGGGGTATCTGGTTGGCGTGTTCCTCATAGCCTACGGTCTCCTCAAGATATTCAGTTAG
- the argH gene encoding argininosuccinate lyase: MNLRAGRLNRGMEDEAAEFTSSLTFDHHIFEADVECNIAHTTMLAHEGIIPEEVADKIIEALETLREEGFEALDMDPSVEDIHMAVENYVTARIGEEAGFMHTGKSRNDQVATDLRLALREKIKIISHELLDFIDRIAEMALEHTGTVMVGYTHLQHAQPTTLAHHLMAYAHSLKRDYERLQDALKRIDINPLGSAAMTTTTFPINRELTTELLGFSDYMGNSMDAVSARDFIAEAIFDLSVLAVNLSRISEEMVLWSTYEFGLIELPDEFSSTSSIMPQKKNPDVAEIARAKTSTVQGALFSVLGIMKALPYTYNRDLQEITPHLWRATDTALSMIRVVRGMLLGIRVNRERALELAGANFATATDLADILVRERRIPFRVAHRIVGRLVTRAIADGLRPSDIDSEYLDEVSLEVTGKRLELDQELVKRALDPLENVRMRMIPGGPAPEMVRAAIDEIRAFVKSERTT, from the coding sequence TTGAACCTGAGGGCTGGCAGATTAAATAGGGGTATGGAGGATGAGGCAGCAGAGTTCACCTCATCCCTCACATTCGACCACCACATATTTGAGGCGGATGTTGAATGTAACATTGCACACACAACCATGCTGGCCCATGAGGGTATAATACCTGAGGAAGTGGCGGATAAGATCATAGAAGCCCTTGAAACCCTGAGGGAGGAGGGGTTCGAGGCCCTTGACATGGACCCTTCGGTGGAGGATATCCACATGGCTGTTGAGAACTACGTGACAGCTAGGATAGGCGAGGAAGCAGGGTTCATGCACACAGGTAAATCCAGGAACGATCAGGTTGCAACTGACCTTCGACTGGCCCTGAGGGAGAAGATAAAAATAATCAGCCACGAACTCCTTGATTTTATTGATAGGATAGCTGAAATGGCACTTGAGCACACAGGGACTGTCATGGTTGGCTACACCCACCTCCAGCATGCCCAGCCAACAACCCTTGCCCACCACCTCATGGCCTATGCCCACTCCCTCAAGAGGGACTATGAGAGGCTCCAGGACGCCCTTAAGAGGATTGACATCAACCCGCTGGGCTCTGCGGCCATGACAACCACAACCTTCCCGATAAACAGGGAACTCACAACGGAACTTCTGGGGTTCTCTGATTACATGGGTAACTCCATGGACGCGGTGAGTGCAAGGGACTTCATAGCAGAGGCAATATTTGACCTCTCAGTGCTGGCGGTGAACCTCAGCAGGATCTCAGAGGAGATGGTACTCTGGAGCACCTACGAGTTTGGCCTGATAGAGCTCCCCGATGAATTCTCATCAACATCATCGATAATGCCCCAGAAGAAGAACCCTGACGTTGCCGAGATAGCCAGGGCAAAGACCTCCACGGTCCAGGGGGCACTTTTCTCTGTACTTGGAATCATGAAGGCCCTCCCCTACACCTATAACAGGGACCTCCAGGAGATCACACCACACCTCTGGAGGGCCACCGACACTGCACTGTCAATGATCCGTGTCGTGAGGGGAATGCTCCTGGGCATAAGGGTTAACCGGGAGAGGGCACTTGAACTTGCAGGGGCCAACTTTGCAACCGCAACGGACCTTGCAGATATCCTTGTCAGGGAGCGCCGCATACCCTTCAGGGTGGCCCACAGGATAGTTGGAAGGCTGGTCACAAGGGCAATCGCCGATGGACTCAGGCCCTCTGACATAGATTCAGAGTACCTTGACGAGGTCAGCCTCGAGGTCACTGGGAAGAGACTTGAACTTGACCAGGAACTTGTGAAGAGGGCCCTTGATCCACTTGAAAATGTCAGGATGAGGATGATTCCAGGTGGACCAGCCCCTGAGATGGTCAGGGCAGCCATTGATGAAATCAGGGCCTTTGTGAAGTCTGAGAGGACAACTTAG
- a CDS encoding 30S ribosomal protein S27ae: MKKFELYEVKGDKLIRKNPFCVRCSNGVFMADHGDRYACGKCGYTEWKNRE; this comes from the coding sequence ATGAAGAAGTTCGAACTCTATGAGGTAAAGGGGGATAAACTCATAAGGAAGAACCCCTTCTGTGTGAGGTGCTCAAACGGTGTCTTCATGGCTGACCATGGAGACAGGTACGCCTGCGGTAAATGCGGATACACCGAATGGAAAAACAGGGAATAG
- a CDS encoding 30S ribosomal protein S24e: protein MEIRIIEEKENTLLNRKEIRFECLYEGESTPKVLDVKNKLVAMLDADKDLLVVDKIDQGFGEPRASGYAKIYDSMDKLTEIEPGHIIKKNTEAQEEEEEE, encoded by the coding sequence ATGGAGATCAGAATAATCGAGGAAAAGGAAAATACACTCTTAAACAGAAAGGAGATAAGGTTCGAATGCTTATATGAGGGTGAGTCAACACCAAAGGTCCTTGATGTTAAGAACAAACTCGTTGCAATGCTCGACGCCGATAAGGACCTCCTTGTGGTCGACAAGATCGACCAGGGATTCGGCGAGCCAAGGGCCTCAGGGTACGCCAAGATATATGATTCAATGGATAAACTCACTGAGATAGAACCTGGACACATCATAAAGAAGAACACAGAGGCACAAGAGGAAGAGGAGGAGGAATAG
- a CDS encoding GTP-dependent dephospho-CoA kinase family protein yields MYILPEKLRAELKKPLGELYESFRDIDVGDSFLITVGDVTTRNALEHGLKPDISIIDNRIQRRDSDHEFNDTATIIRSTNPPGTITEDLWNSIKKAIDGSRAGERFMIVVDGEEDLAVLPSILMAPADTIILYGQPNEGVVLVRAIETRKRAEELIKNFEEA; encoded by the coding sequence GTGTACATTCTACCGGAAAAACTCAGGGCAGAGCTCAAGAAACCTCTTGGAGAGCTCTACGAATCCTTCAGAGACATTGATGTGGGGGATTCGTTTCTCATAACGGTTGGTGATGTCACAACACGTAATGCACTGGAGCATGGCCTGAAACCGGACATCAGCATAATAGACAACAGGATCCAGAGAAGGGATTCTGATCATGAATTCAATGACACAGCAACCATTATCAGATCCACAAACCCGCCAGGCACCATAACAGAGGATCTCTGGAACTCCATCAAAAAGGCCATAGATGGGTCCAGAGCCGGCGAACGCTTTATGATAGTCGTTGATGGAGAGGAGGACCTGGCTGTTTTACCATCAATCTTAATGGCCCCGGCAGACACCATCATCCTTTATGGACAGCCAAATGAGGGTGTTGTGTTGGTGAGGGCCATTGAAACACGGAAAAGAGCTGAAGAACTCATAAAAAACTTTGAGGAGGCATAG
- the spt4 gene encoding transcription elongation factor subunit Spt4, translating into MTEKACTRCKRITSDERCPVCNVPASTNWSGLLIVIDPEKSDIARELDIKLPGEYALRVR; encoded by the coding sequence ATGACTGAGAAGGCATGCACAAGGTGTAAGAGAATCACCAGCGACGAACGCTGCCCGGTCTGCAATGTTCCAGCATCCACCAACTGGAGCGGACTGCTCATAGTCATAGATCCGGAGAAATCAGATATAGCCAGGGAACTGGATATAAAACTTCCTGGTGAATACGCACTGAGGGTCAGATAG
- the rpoE gene encoding DNA-directed RNA polymerase, producing the protein MTKIVDTVRIPPDRFEEPLEDVAIEVLNETYVGRMDRNLGQMITVKEIEDIGIGKVIMGDGAAYHEVTFTALFFKPELHEIVEGEVIEIAEFGAFVRIGPVDGLVHVSQVTDDYITYDAKKGSLTGKETGKRLDEGDLVRARIVALSLKGRREGVKVGLTMRQPGLGKFEWIEEEKRKSKND; encoded by the coding sequence ATAACAAAAATTGTTGATACAGTCAGAATACCTCCAGACCGCTTTGAGGAGCCACTGGAGGATGTTGCCATAGAGGTTCTCAACGAAACCTACGTTGGAAGGATGGACAGGAACCTCGGCCAGATGATAACCGTAAAGGAGATAGAGGATATAGGAATCGGAAAGGTCATAATGGGTGACGGCGCTGCCTACCATGAGGTGACATTCACAGCCCTCTTCTTCAAACCAGAACTCCATGAGATCGTTGAGGGCGAGGTAATAGAGATTGCAGAGTTCGGGGCATTCGTGCGCATTGGGCCGGTGGACGGTCTTGTTCATGTTTCACAGGTTACAGACGATTACATAACCTATGATGCCAAGAAGGGCTCCCTCACAGGTAAGGAGACAGGTAAGCGCCTGGATGAGGGCGACCTTGTAAGGGCAAGGATAGTCGCACTGAGCCTCAAGGGACGAAGAGAGGGCGTGAAGGTTGGACTCACCATGAGGCAGCCCGGTCTTGGTAAATTCGAATGGATTGAAGAAGAAAAGAGGAAGAGTAAAAATGACTGA
- a CDS encoding inorganic diphosphatase — MNLWKDIEPGPSVPEVVYAVVEIPRGSRNKYEYHKDLEAFALDRVLYSPVFYPAEYGIIPRTLYDDGDPMDIMVLMDEPTFPGCIIESRPIGLLRMIDGGDQDDKILAVPVEDPHYSDVNDISDIPEHILKEIAHFFQVYKNLEGKETEIIGWEGAEKALEAVNHSIELYREKFME; from the coding sequence ATGAATCTGTGGAAGGATATTGAACCTGGACCATCAGTACCAGAGGTAGTATATGCAGTTGTTGAAATACCCAGGGGTTCAAGGAACAAGTATGAATACCACAAGGATCTCGAGGCATTTGCACTTGACAGGGTGCTCTACTCACCGGTATTCTACCCTGCAGAGTACGGTATAATACCCCGGACCCTCTACGATGACGGCGACCCCATGGACATCATGGTACTCATGGATGAGCCAACATTCCCTGGTTGCATCATAGAGTCAAGGCCCATAGGCCTTCTCAGGATGATAGATGGTGGGGACCAGGACGACAAGATCCTGGCGGTGCCCGTGGAGGACCCCCACTACAGTGATGTTAATGATATATCAGACATACCCGAACACATCCTGAAGGAGATAGCACACTTCTTCCAGGTCTACAAGAACCTTGAGGGTAAGGAGACAGAGATAATCGGATGGGAGGGCGCTGAAAAGGCACTTGAAGCCGTAAACCACTCCATAGAACTCTACAGAGAGAAATTTATGGAGTAA